One genomic region from Streptomyces sp. Li-HN-5-11 encodes:
- a CDS encoding MFS transporter, producing the protein MTTTAELGVVTTKVPARLDRLPWSRFHWRIVIGLGAVWILDGLEVTIVGAVAARMTEPGSGIDLTSADIGTAAAIYVAGACAGALLFGRLTDRYGRKKLFMVTLGIYVLATVATAFAHDAWYLYLARFITGMGIGGEYAAINSAIDELIPARNRGQVDLVINGSYWVGAALGSLVAVLLLNESLLAADLGWRLAFGLGGILGLGIMLVRRHVPESPRWLFIHGHQAEAERIVDRIEAEVHQETGRELPEPGEAVTVRQRDVIPFTEIAGVALRRYPRRAVLGLALFVGQAFLYNAIVFDLGTILNSFFDIGSGSIPYFLVLFAIANFLGPLLLGRLFDTVGRKPMIAGTYFGSAVVAAVLAVLLINGSLTAWSFFLLVSLTFFVASAGASSAYLTVSEVFPMETRALSISLFFAIGTAVGGITGPLLFGHLIHSGDANLVAIGFLVGAAAMALGGVAEVFFGVRAEQQSLENIARPLTAEEAEAAWRNEPAPQDARDHLRPAPVRQAAHERELRIADRTARRRERERAGARRYRPGTGPGSTLYSPGMAGTAGTASRTSAMAEQRLDDEIEQITHALRETGPTSRDQLEQDVDGRSWGPGRFRRALRESVRESRAKDLANGSYAPTDGPGRPDSAPSGPHDQR; encoded by the coding sequence ATGACCACCACCGCCGAGCTCGGTGTCGTCACGACCAAGGTCCCCGCCCGGCTCGACCGGCTGCCGTGGTCCCGATTCCACTGGCGGATCGTCATCGGTCTGGGCGCCGTCTGGATTCTGGACGGACTCGAAGTGACGATCGTCGGGGCGGTCGCCGCCCGTATGACCGAGCCGGGCAGCGGTATCGACCTGACCAGCGCCGACATAGGAACTGCCGCCGCCATCTACGTGGCAGGCGCATGTGCGGGCGCTCTCCTGTTCGGGAGGCTCACCGACCGCTACGGGCGCAAGAAGCTGTTCATGGTCACGCTCGGCATCTATGTCCTCGCCACCGTCGCGACCGCGTTCGCCCACGACGCCTGGTACCTCTACCTCGCCCGCTTCATCACCGGTATGGGCATCGGCGGCGAGTATGCCGCGATCAACTCGGCCATCGACGAGCTGATTCCGGCGCGGAACCGCGGGCAGGTGGATCTGGTCATCAACGGCAGCTACTGGGTCGGTGCGGCGCTCGGCAGCCTGGTCGCCGTGCTGCTTCTCAACGAGAGTCTGCTGGCAGCCGACCTCGGCTGGCGGCTGGCCTTCGGCCTGGGCGGCATTCTGGGCCTGGGCATCATGCTGGTCCGCCGCCACGTGCCGGAGAGTCCGCGCTGGCTGTTCATCCACGGGCATCAGGCCGAAGCTGAACGCATCGTCGACCGGATCGAGGCCGAGGTGCACCAGGAGACCGGCCGCGAGCTGCCGGAACCGGGCGAGGCGGTCACCGTACGGCAGCGCGACGTCATCCCGTTCACGGAGATCGCCGGCGTGGCTCTGCGGCGGTATCCGCGTCGCGCCGTTCTCGGTCTGGCGCTCTTCGTCGGACAGGCGTTCCTGTACAACGCGATCGTCTTCGACCTGGGCACGATCCTGAACAGCTTCTTCGACATCGGTTCCGGCTCGATCCCCTACTTCCTTGTCCTCTTCGCGATCGCCAACTTCCTCGGACCACTCCTTCTCGGCCGACTGTTCGACACCGTGGGCAGAAAGCCGATGATCGCGGGCACCTACTTCGGCTCGGCGGTCGTGGCAGCCGTCCTCGCCGTTCTGCTGATCAACGGCTCCCTGACGGCATGGTCGTTCTTCCTGCTGGTCTCGCTGACTTTCTTCGTGGCGTCCGCAGGAGCGAGCTCGGCCTACCTGACGGTGAGCGAGGTCTTCCCCATGGAGACCCGAGCCCTGTCCATCTCGCTGTTCTTCGCGATCGGTACGGCCGTGGGCGGAATCACCGGCCCGCTGCTGTTCGGCCACTTGATTCACAGTGGTGATGCCAACCTGGTGGCCATCGGCTTCCTCGTCGGAGCGGCAGCCATGGCGCTGGGCGGCGTGGCCGAGGTCTTCTTCGGCGTCCGGGCCGAACAACAGTCGCTGGAGAACATCGCCCGGCCGCTCACCGCTGAGGAAGCCGAGGCAGCCTGGCGCAACGAGCCCGCGCCACAGGACGCACGAGACCACCTCCGGCCCGCGCCCGTCCGGCAGGCCGCGCACGAGCGGGAACTGCGGATCGCCGACCGCACCGCCCGCCGCCGGGAGCGGGAGCGCGCCGGAGCCCGCCGCTACCGCCCGGGCACCGGACCGGGCAGCACCCTGTACTCGCCGGGGATGGCCGGCACCGCGGGCACGGCAAGCCGTACGTCCGCCATGGCCGAACAACGCCTCGACGACGAGATCGAACAGATCACCCACGCGCTCCGAGAAACCGGCCCGACCAGCCGCGACCAACTCGAACAGGACGTGGACGGCCGTTCCTGGGGCCCCGGGCGCTTCCGCCGAGCCCTGCGTGAATCCGTGCGGGAGTCCCGCGCCAAGGATCTTGCCAACGGCAGCTACGCGCCGACGGACGGACCCGGCCGGCCCGACAGCGCACCGAGCGGCCCCCATGACCAGCGGTGA
- a CDS encoding DUF2267 domain-containing protein: MKYDGFLARVRERGEYNDQHEAADVTNAVLEVLAQRISPGEVKDLASQLPGPLGHVLDHATPQQARSFGIEEFYRRVAERTNARPRTAQWDASAVLTTVADAVTGGELNQIISQLPSSYAVLFGKADLAD; this comes from the coding sequence ATGAAATACGACGGATTCCTCGCCCGTGTACGCGAACGAGGCGAATACAACGACCAGCACGAAGCCGCTGACGTCACCAACGCCGTACTGGAAGTGCTGGCCCAACGGATCAGCCCGGGAGAGGTCAAGGACCTCGCATCCCAACTGCCCGGCCCGCTGGGACACGTTCTGGACCATGCCACGCCGCAGCAGGCGCGGAGCTTCGGGATCGAGGAGTTCTACCGCCGGGTCGCCGAGCGCACCAACGCCCGGCCGCGTACGGCGCAGTGGGACGCCAGCGCGGTCTTGACCACCGTTGCCGACGCTGTCACCGGAGGAGAGCTGAATCAGATCATCAGCCAACTCCCCTCCAGCTACGCGGTCCTGTTCGGAAAGGCCGACCTCGCGGACTGA
- a CDS encoding DUF2267 domain-containing protein has protein sequence MVDTGFSSFDTMVDKANRLLKDVEEAFEWPKDRRKQSYAALRAVMHPLRDRLPVETAVQFGAQLPTIVRGVYYDGWKPAETPVKMSNEEFFARVRSEFPYAVEGGSEKLVRTVLKSLERHVSAGEWQHLKSRVPNSFAALLP, from the coding sequence ATGGTTGACACAGGTTTCTCCTCGTTCGACACCATGGTGGACAAGGCCAATCGGCTCCTCAAAGACGTCGAGGAGGCTTTCGAGTGGCCCAAAGACCGCCGTAAGCAGTCGTACGCGGCACTTCGGGCCGTGATGCACCCACTCCGGGATCGTCTCCCGGTCGAGACGGCCGTACAGTTCGGCGCCCAGCTGCCGACCATCGTCAGAGGCGTCTACTACGACGGCTGGAAACCGGCCGAGACGCCCGTGAAGATGAGCAACGAGGAGTTCTTCGCACGGGTCCGCAGCGAATTCCCCTATGCGGTCGAGGGCGGCAGCGAGAAGCTGGTGCGCACCGTACTGAAATCCCTGGAGCGCCATGTCAGCGCCGGCGAATGGCAGCACCTCAAATCCCGGGTGCCGAACTCGTTTGCCGCGCTCCTGCCGTGA
- a CDS encoding Hsp20/alpha crystallin family protein yields the protein MTTPVRRHRGGAMQDRPLGWARNPLTEFDQLLSEMSGLIESTVGGAAPAVAWTPLADVTESDDDFHVEIELPGVRSKDVNVEANGQELVVTGEIKEKERKGVLRRSTRRTGFFEYRLRLPGEVDTEKINAQMSDGVLTITVPKAEVAKPRHIEISETSESTQSSG from the coding sequence ATGACCACACCCGTCAGGCGCCACCGCGGTGGCGCAATGCAGGACAGGCCCCTTGGCTGGGCACGCAATCCGCTGACGGAGTTCGACCAACTGCTCAGCGAGATGAGCGGACTGATCGAATCCACGGTGGGAGGCGCGGCGCCCGCAGTCGCGTGGACCCCCCTGGCGGATGTCACGGAGTCCGACGACGACTTCCACGTCGAGATCGAACTCCCCGGCGTCAGGAGCAAGGACGTCAACGTCGAAGCCAACGGCCAGGAACTGGTGGTCACCGGAGAGATCAAGGAGAAGGAACGCAAAGGCGTCCTGCGCCGGAGCACCCGCCGCACCGGATTCTTCGAGTACCGGCTGCGGCTGCCCGGAGAGGTTGACACCGAAAAGATCAATGCGCAGATGTCGGACGGGGTGCTCACCATCACCGTCCCCAAGGCCGAGGTCGCAAAGCCCCGGCACATCGAGATCAGCGAGACGAGTGAAAGCACCCAGAGCAGCGGCTGA